The proteins below come from a single Microbulbifer sp. Q7 genomic window:
- a CDS encoding sodium:alanine symporter family protein: MESFNQLLLSLDGLLGSAAWFPWVLLGVGFFFTLYLGFPQVRYFGHAIKIVRGKYDKPSDPGDTSHFQALATALSGTVGTGNIGGVGLAIFLGGPAALFWMWVTAFLGMTTKFVEVTLSHKYRIKAADGFYAGGPMFYMERRLNMKWLAVTFAIATVICSFGTGSLPQVNNIAQAMHDTFGLSKMVTGGVLAVLLGMVIIGGITRIAKVTSTIVPVMAVLYIVGALAVILYNYENIIPSFSAVFAGAFNGSAAVGGFLGASFAYAFNRGVNRGLFSNEAGQGSAPIAHAAARADEPVSEGMVSLLEPFIDTLIICTLTGLVILSSGVWTEKHMNRFERADMRVLAGTYTDKDEAHVKQLFGFLSGLDSEVETYTGTIVVADGQPLNNNEFTLINSRSVAEGVEFRVGEDNYSGVLNVSDGRLVNPNVEVWGNSLLHSVALTNRAFQKGFFGEYGSYIVTLGILLFAFSTAIAWSYYGDRSMIYLFGPKAVMPYRLVYVVAFFWAAIEDTTIIWNLSAVAIVLMTLPNLFGISILAREMKDTVKDYWKDPEHRK; encoded by the coding sequence TTGGAATCATTCAATCAGTTGTTGTTGTCCCTGGATGGGCTACTGGGCTCGGCGGCCTGGTTTCCATGGGTGCTGTTGGGGGTAGGTTTCTTCTTTACCCTGTACCTTGGATTTCCGCAGGTGCGCTATTTCGGTCACGCGATCAAAATTGTGCGAGGTAAGTATGACAAGCCGAGCGATCCCGGTGACACGTCACACTTCCAGGCGCTGGCCACTGCACTTTCCGGCACCGTCGGCACCGGTAATATTGGCGGGGTAGGTCTCGCTATTTTCCTGGGTGGCCCGGCGGCACTCTTCTGGATGTGGGTCACAGCCTTTCTTGGCATGACTACCAAGTTTGTCGAGGTAACCCTATCGCACAAATACCGGATTAAAGCAGCCGATGGGTTTTATGCGGGTGGCCCCATGTTCTACATGGAGCGGCGCCTGAACATGAAGTGGCTTGCGGTAACTTTTGCCATCGCCACGGTCATCTGCTCTTTTGGTACCGGCAGCCTTCCGCAGGTGAACAATATTGCCCAGGCCATGCACGACACATTCGGCCTGAGCAAAATGGTTACCGGCGGTGTTCTGGCTGTCCTGCTGGGCATGGTCATCATTGGCGGCATCACTCGTATCGCGAAAGTGACATCGACCATCGTTCCGGTAATGGCGGTGCTGTACATTGTGGGCGCGCTGGCGGTTATCCTTTATAACTACGAAAACATCATTCCCTCGTTTTCTGCCGTATTCGCTGGAGCCTTCAACGGAAGCGCTGCCGTTGGCGGATTCCTGGGGGCAAGCTTTGCCTATGCGTTTAACCGTGGTGTGAACCGCGGGCTGTTTTCCAACGAGGCGGGGCAGGGCTCTGCACCGATTGCGCACGCCGCGGCGCGCGCGGATGAGCCGGTATCCGAGGGTATGGTTTCCCTGCTCGAACCTTTCATCGACACCCTGATCATCTGTACCCTCACCGGTCTTGTGATTCTGTCGTCCGGTGTATGGACCGAAAAGCACATGAACCGTTTTGAGCGCGCGGACATGCGTGTGCTTGCCGGCACCTATACCGACAAAGACGAGGCGCACGTCAAGCAGCTGTTCGGATTCCTCAGTGGTCTCGACAGCGAGGTGGAAACCTACACCGGGACGATTGTGGTGGCCGATGGCCAGCCACTGAACAACAATGAGTTCACACTGATCAACTCCCGCTCTGTGGCAGAAGGGGTGGAGTTCCGGGTAGGCGAAGATAACTACTCCGGTGTGCTGAACGTGAGCGATGGCCGGCTGGTCAATCCCAATGTGGAGGTGTGGGGCAACTCCCTGTTGCACTCGGTGGCGTTGACCAACCGCGCCTTCCAGAAAGGCTTCTTCGGCGAGTACGGCAGTTACATCGTGACGCTGGGCATTTTGTTATTTGCCTTCTCCACGGCCATTGCCTGGTCGTATTACGGGGACCGCTCGATGATTTACCTGTTCGGTCCCAAGGCGGTCATGCCCTACCGCCTGGTGTATGTGGTGGCGTTCTTCTGGGCGGCCATCGAAGACACGACAATCATCTGGAACCTCTCAGCGGTGGCGATCGTCTTGATGACATTACCCAACCTGTTCGGTATCTCGATTCTGGCGCGGGAAATGAAAGACACCGTGAAGGACTACTGGAAAGACCCGGAGCATCGAAAATAG
- a CDS encoding D-cysteine desulfhydrase family protein: MKIQYPARERLAHLPTPLQSLDNISAQYSLPYGGPKIWIKRDDLTESAMSGNKLRKLEFIIAEARARGCNTLITCGGEQSNHCRATALAAAKAGLKAHLILRKETAGKPEPDAVPDGNLLVDYLAGAKVSRYPLREYLKDLPQLFEYWSAHYQEQGDRALCIPTGGSDGLGIWGYILATEELLEDCAGAGFRPERIVCASGSGGTQGGLTLGCQLLGSMAEVTGYAVCDDAAYFVDKVAEDVRDWQRRYPQSFTFDENRIHVVDDYIGPGYAIATEAIYETIAIAAQLEGILLDPVYTGKAFYGMLQDIKRGQFADCENLVFVHTGGQFGVFPQRSGFRNSWS; the protein is encoded by the coding sequence GTGAAGATTCAATATCCGGCGCGCGAACGGTTAGCGCACCTTCCCACACCACTACAGTCACTGGACAACATCAGTGCGCAGTATTCTCTGCCCTACGGTGGTCCCAAAATCTGGATCAAACGGGATGATCTCACCGAGAGTGCCATGTCTGGCAACAAGCTGCGTAAGCTTGAGTTTATTATCGCTGAGGCCCGCGCCCGTGGCTGTAATACACTGATTACCTGTGGCGGCGAGCAGTCGAATCATTGCCGCGCTACTGCGCTGGCCGCCGCCAAGGCCGGACTAAAGGCGCACTTGATCTTGCGCAAGGAAACCGCCGGCAAGCCCGAGCCGGATGCGGTGCCCGATGGGAACCTCCTGGTGGATTATCTGGCCGGTGCTAAAGTGTCGCGCTACCCACTCCGTGAGTATCTGAAGGACCTTCCGCAGCTGTTTGAATATTGGTCAGCACATTATCAGGAGCAGGGTGACCGCGCATTGTGCATCCCCACTGGTGGCAGTGATGGCCTGGGTATCTGGGGCTATATACTGGCCACGGAGGAGCTGCTCGAGGATTGCGCGGGGGCGGGGTTTCGGCCAGAGCGTATCGTATGTGCCAGTGGTAGTGGTGGCACCCAGGGTGGCCTTACCCTGGGATGTCAGTTACTGGGGAGTATGGCGGAAGTCACTGGTTATGCCGTGTGTGATGACGCTGCTTATTTTGTGGACAAAGTGGCTGAAGATGTCCGCGACTGGCAGCGTCGCTATCCGCAGTCCTTTACCTTTGACGAAAATCGCATACACGTTGTTGACGACTATATCGGTCCCGGCTATGCAATTGCGACGGAAGCGATCTACGAGACCATTGCAATTGCTGCGCAACTGGAAGGAATTTTGCTGGACCCGGTGTATACCGGAAAGGCCTTTTACGGAATGTTACAGGATATCAAGCGCGGACAATTCGCCGACTGTGAGAATCTGGTGTTTGTGCATACTGGCGGACAGTTTGGTGTGTTTCCCCAGCGCAGTGGTTTTCGCAACAGCTGGTCCTAG
- the yajC gene encoding preprotein translocase subunit YajC — protein MDFFIPAAMAQEAAPAPQSNPLITLLMFGGLFVFMWLFIIRPQRKRQKEHQELVGGLKKGDEVVMTSGMLGRVEKVDDDYLILEVADNMKLKFQKVAVHAVLPKGTIKNI, from the coding sequence ATGGATTTCTTTATTCCTGCTGCAATGGCGCAAGAGGCTGCTCCGGCTCCCCAGAGCAACCCACTGATTACCCTGTTGATGTTCGGTGGCCTTTTTGTATTCATGTGGCTGTTCATTATTCGTCCGCAGCGCAAGCGTCAGAAAGAGCATCAGGAGCTGGTGGGCGGCCTGAAAAAGGGTGATGAAGTGGTAATGACCAGCGGCATGCTGGGTCGTGTAGAAAAAGTGGACGACGACTACCTGATCCTGGAAGTGGCTGACAACATGAAGCTGAAGTTCCAAAAGGTCGCCGTGCACGCGGTGCTGCCCAAAGGCACCATCAAGAACATTTGA
- a CDS encoding helix-turn-helix domain-containing protein, which produces MNHIQPDPASLSEDKPLQQARLSGDPNILDQLLAPPEATSFGIAARVIDVLEQRIGKASLAIRPVASDLSMSTRTLQRRLQEHNLSFASLRDHVRFRHAVHFLKDTALSVDGISRILDFSDRTSFTSAFKRWTGMSPTGYRRQVRQRY; this is translated from the coding sequence ATGAACCATATTCAGCCAGACCCGGCTTCGCTCTCAGAAGACAAACCCCTGCAGCAGGCAAGACTGTCCGGAGATCCGAACATTCTCGACCAGTTGCTGGCGCCACCGGAAGCAACCAGTTTCGGTATCGCCGCTCGAGTCATTGACGTGCTGGAACAACGGATTGGAAAGGCATCTCTGGCAATTCGTCCGGTGGCATCTGATCTCAGTATGTCGACTCGGACCCTGCAGCGCCGCTTGCAGGAACATAACCTGAGTTTTGCCTCATTACGCGATCACGTGCGTTTCCGTCACGCCGTACACTTTTTGAAAGATACTGCGTTGAGCGTGGATGGCATTTCCCGCATTCTCGATTTCTCTGACAGAACCAGCTTCACCAGCGCTTTCAAACGCTGGACCGGGATGTCCCCAACGGGCTATCGGCGGCAGGTTCGCCAGCGTTACTAA
- the bcp gene encoding thioredoxin-dependent thiol peroxidase, with the protein MAHPKIGNLAPVFTLNNQNGEKVALKDFRGDKNVVLYFYPKALTPGCTTQACGIRDIAAELEKRDTVVFGLSPDPEAKLQKFMEKHELNFDLLADEDHKVADKYGCWGLKKFMGKEYMGLIRTTFIVDKDGRLQHIMDKFKTKTHHEDLLNWLDENLM; encoded by the coding sequence ATGGCACATCCTAAAATCGGCAACCTGGCACCGGTATTTACACTCAATAACCAGAACGGTGAGAAGGTGGCCCTCAAGGATTTCCGGGGCGATAAAAATGTCGTGCTGTACTTTTACCCGAAAGCGTTAACGCCTGGTTGCACCACACAGGCGTGTGGCATTCGAGATATTGCCGCCGAGCTCGAAAAGCGCGATACCGTCGTGTTTGGTTTGAGCCCGGACCCGGAGGCCAAACTACAAAAGTTCATGGAGAAACATGAACTCAATTTTGATCTTTTGGCCGATGAGGATCATAAGGTCGCGGATAAATACGGCTGTTGGGGGCTCAAAAAATTTATGGGCAAAGAGTATATGGGGTTGATCCGCACTACCTTTATTGTCGATAAAGACGGGCGCCTGCAGCACATCATGGACAAGTTTAAAACCAAGACCCACCATGAAGACCTGCTGAACTGGTTGGATGAAAACCTGATGTAA
- a CDS encoding DUF2244 domain-containing protein, with protein MDEVLMVKEVGGARGRRACILLAPNQSLSMAGNLWVFISLVAVSLGISVAFALAGAWMVIPFAGLEVLLLGVLFGYVYMEGTRREVIQISDERVVLDTSRGSLKRPVYHTEFDRDSLSVLVRMGPTPTEPSSVTFAGPEGCLEVGEFLTDAEKAALVEKLGHCGLRARKEQSFTLQDF; from the coding sequence ATGGATGAAGTACTCATGGTCAAAGAAGTTGGCGGCGCGCGCGGGCGCCGGGCCTGTATCCTCCTTGCACCCAATCAATCTCTGTCGATGGCAGGGAATTTATGGGTTTTCATTTCCCTGGTTGCGGTATCTCTCGGCATTAGCGTGGCATTTGCCCTGGCCGGCGCGTGGATGGTCATCCCCTTTGCCGGGCTTGAAGTACTGCTGCTCGGCGTGCTGTTTGGTTACGTCTATATGGAAGGCACTCGCCGTGAAGTGATCCAGATCAGTGACGAGCGCGTAGTGCTGGATACCAGCCGAGGCAGCCTTAAACGGCCCGTTTACCACACGGAATTTGACCGCGATAGCCTTTCGGTTTTGGTCCGTATGGGGCCGACCCCGACAGAGCCGTCGAGCGTGACGTTTGCGGGGCCAGAGGGCTGTCTTGAAGTGGGCGAGTTTCTCACCGATGCGGAAAAGGCGGCGCTGGTGGAAAAGCTTGGTCACTGTGGACTGCGTGCGCGCAAGGAGCAGAGTTTTACACTTCAGGATTTCTGA
- the asnS gene encoding asparagine--tRNA ligase encodes MHVESIDTLLKSSQREGETARVQGWIRTRRDSKAGLSFLAVHDGSCFDPIQVVVESSINNYQSEILRLTTGCAVDIEGTIKPSEGKGQAIELLASSVTVVGWVEDPDTYPMSPKRHTMEHLREHAHLRPRTNVSGAVARVRNCIAQAVHRFFHERGFNYVHTPIITASDCEGAGEMFRVSTLDQANLPLTDKGEVDYSEDFFGEETFLTVSGQLNVESYCLALSKVYTFGPTFRAENSNTTRHLAEFWMVEPEIAFADLADCANLAEEMLKYVFRAVLEERPDDMAFFAQRIDKEAISRLENIIDNDFARINYCEAIEILENCKEKFEFPVSWGIDLASEHERYLAEKHFKKPVIVLNYPKDIKAFYMRMNDDGKTVAAMDVLAPGIGEIIGGSQREERLDKLDARMDEMDIPKEHLDWYRDLRRYGTVPHGGFGLGFDRIVSYVTGMGNIRDVIPFPRTPRNVRF; translated from the coding sequence ATGCACGTTGAATCCATTGATACCCTCCTCAAATCCAGTCAGCGCGAGGGCGAGACCGCCCGCGTCCAGGGCTGGATTCGTACCCGTCGCGATTCCAAGGCGGGCCTGTCGTTCCTCGCCGTTCACGACGGCAGCTGCTTTGACCCGATTCAGGTGGTGGTGGAGTCGTCCATCAATAACTACCAGTCCGAAATATTGCGCCTGACTACCGGCTGCGCGGTGGATATCGAGGGCACCATCAAGCCTTCCGAGGGCAAGGGGCAGGCCATTGAACTGCTCGCCAGCAGTGTCACTGTAGTGGGATGGGTCGAGGACCCCGACACTTACCCCATGTCCCCCAAGCGCCACACCATGGAGCATCTGCGCGAGCATGCCCATCTGCGCCCGCGCACCAATGTCAGTGGTGCCGTGGCACGTGTGCGCAACTGCATCGCCCAGGCCGTCCACCGCTTCTTCCACGAGCGCGGCTTCAACTACGTGCATACCCCAATCATCACTGCTTCCGACTGTGAGGGCGCCGGTGAAATGTTCCGCGTCAGCACCCTGGATCAGGCCAACCTGCCCCTGACGGACAAGGGTGAAGTGGACTACAGCGAAGACTTCTTCGGCGAAGAGACCTTCCTGACCGTGTCCGGCCAGCTCAACGTGGAAAGCTACTGCCTGGCACTGTCCAAGGTGTACACCTTTGGTCCCACCTTCCGTGCAGAAAACTCCAATACCACGCGCCACCTGGCAGAGTTCTGGATGGTGGAGCCGGAGATCGCCTTCGCGGACCTGGCGGATTGCGCCAACCTGGCGGAAGAAATGCTGAAGTATGTATTCCGCGCGGTGCTTGAGGAGCGCCCGGATGACATGGCGTTCTTCGCCCAGCGCATCGACAAGGAAGCCATCAGCCGCCTGGAAAACATCATCGACAACGACTTCGCACGCATCAACTACTGCGAGGCCATCGAAATACTTGAGAACTGCAAAGAGAAGTTCGAATTCCCGGTATCCTGGGGCATCGACCTGGCCTCGGAGCACGAGCGCTACCTGGCGGAGAAGCACTTCAAGAAGCCCGTGATCGTGCTCAACTACCCGAAGGACATCAAGGCGTTCTACATGCGCATGAACGACGACGGCAAGACCGTGGCAGCAATGGATGTACTGGCACCGGGCATTGGCGAAATCATTGGTGGATCCCAGCGTGAAGAGCGCCTGGACAAGCTGGATGCGCGCATGGACGAAATGGATATCCCGAAAGAGCACCTGGACTGGTACCGCGACCTGCGTCGCTACGGCACAGTGCCTCACGGTGGATTCGGTCTCGGGTTCGACCGCATCGTGTCTTACGTCACCGGCATGGGCAACATCCGCGATGTGATCCCCTTCCCGCGCACACCGCGCAATGTGAGGTTCTGA
- a CDS encoding malate dehydrogenase, translating to MKAPVRVAVTGAAGQISYSLLFRIASGEMLGKDQPVILQLLEITPALEALKGVAMELEDCAFPLLAGIVQSDDATVAFKDAEYALLVGARPRGPGMERKDLLEANAAIFSAQGKALNDVAARNVKVLVVGNPANTNALIAQRNAPDLDPRNFTAMTRLDHNRALTQLANKTGSTVNDITHMTIWGNHSATQYPDLHQAKVNGEDAMGKVEQEWYESDFIPTVQQRGAAIIKARGASSAASAANAAIDHMRDWALGSAEGDWTSMGVYSDGSYGIQKGLIYSFPVVCKNGDWEIVQGVDINDFSREKMTATETELAEERDAVAHLLP from the coding sequence GTGAAAGCACCTGTTCGTGTTGCAGTTACCGGCGCTGCCGGTCAGATCAGCTACTCGCTGCTGTTCCGCATCGCTTCCGGCGAAATGCTGGGCAAGGATCAACCAGTTATTCTTCAGCTGCTGGAAATCACTCCCGCACTGGAAGCGCTGAAGGGCGTTGCCATGGAGCTCGAAGACTGTGCCTTCCCGCTGCTGGCAGGAATCGTGCAGAGCGACGACGCGACCGTTGCCTTCAAAGACGCCGAATACGCCCTGCTGGTTGGCGCGCGTCCGCGTGGCCCTGGGATGGAGCGTAAAGACCTGCTGGAAGCCAATGCGGCTATTTTCTCCGCTCAGGGTAAAGCCCTGAACGATGTTGCTGCGCGCAACGTCAAGGTGCTGGTTGTCGGCAACCCCGCCAACACCAACGCGCTGATCGCCCAGCGCAATGCGCCGGACCTGGATCCGCGTAACTTCACCGCCATGACCCGCCTGGACCACAATCGCGCGCTGACCCAGCTGGCGAACAAGACTGGTTCTACCGTAAATGACATCACCCACATGACCATCTGGGGCAACCACTCGGCGACCCAGTACCCGGACCTGCACCAGGCCAAGGTCAATGGTGAAGATGCCATGGGCAAAGTCGAGCAGGAGTGGTACGAGAGCGACTTCATCCCGACCGTTCAGCAGCGCGGCGCGGCCATCATCAAGGCTCGTGGTGCTTCTTCTGCGGCGTCTGCTGCCAATGCCGCCATCGATCACATGCGTGACTGGGCGCTGGGTTCCGCCGAAGGCGACTGGACCAGCATGGGCGTCTACAGCGACGGCTCTTACGGCATCCAGAAAGGTCTGATCTACTCCTTCCCGGTTGTGTGCAAGAACGGCGACTGGGAAATCGTTCAGGGCGTCGACATCAATGATTTCTCTCGCGAGAAGATGACGGCGACCGAGACCGAGCTGGCCGAAGAGCGCGACGCGGTTGCGCACCTGCTGCCATAA
- a CDS encoding dUTP diphosphatase, with amino-acid sequence MLQQQLQTMLALQDEINTLVNDRWREQNFAWYRAIWVESAELLDHYGWKWWKKQQPEMEQVKLELVDIWHFGLSLELQQGSPEAVAEKMQQQLSAEQPVAGDFRENLEAFTLNTLSSKQFDLVGFAQLLADCAMPFEDLYRRYVGKNVLNRFRQDHGYKEGTYEKLWAGREDNEHLAEIAESLDSAEENFSSQLYSALKQRYPGPQKDLA; translated from the coding sequence ATGTTGCAACAGCAATTGCAGACCATGCTGGCGCTGCAGGACGAGATCAATACGCTGGTCAATGATCGCTGGCGCGAGCAGAATTTCGCATGGTACCGGGCAATCTGGGTCGAAAGTGCGGAGCTGTTGGACCACTACGGTTGGAAGTGGTGGAAAAAACAGCAGCCTGAGATGGAGCAGGTCAAGCTGGAGCTGGTGGACATCTGGCACTTTGGGCTGAGTCTCGAGCTTCAACAGGGCAGCCCGGAGGCCGTTGCCGAGAAGATGCAGCAGCAACTCTCTGCCGAGCAACCGGTTGCCGGTGACTTCCGTGAGAATCTGGAAGCCTTCACGCTGAATACCCTCTCCAGTAAGCAATTTGATCTGGTGGGCTTTGCACAACTGCTGGCCGATTGCGCAATGCCGTTTGAGGACTTGTATCGCCGCTATGTGGGCAAGAATGTACTTAACCGCTTCCGCCAGGATCACGGTTACAAAGAGGGAACTTACGAGAAGCTGTGGGCGGGCAGGGAAGACAATGAGCACCTGGCGGAGATTGCCGAATCTTTAGACAGTGCAGAAGAAAATTTCAGCAGTCAGCTCTATTCAGCGCTGAAACAGCGTTATCCGGGGCCCCAGAAAGATTTGGCCTGA
- a CDS encoding TatD family hydrolase: MLVDSHCHLDRLKLDKFDGDLDDVLALARSRGVGKFLCVGISLDNMDDVVDIAARYDDVVCSVGVHPLDVDSGLADVEKLKSLATRPNVVALGETGLDYYHSTETKTVQQQSFIAHLQAAAEVSLPVIVHTRDARQDTIDLIREHGSREHAGVLHCFTESWEMAKAALDLNYYISLSGIVTFKNAEELREVARQVPLDRLLVETDSPYLAPVPYRGKPNIPAYVREVAEFIAEQRGISYAELAAATTENFFRLFPRAV; encoded by the coding sequence ATGCTGGTAGATTCTCACTGTCATCTCGACAGGCTCAAACTCGACAAATTTGACGGCGATCTGGACGACGTGCTGGCGCTCGCGCGCAGTCGTGGCGTGGGCAAGTTCCTCTGTGTCGGTATTAGCCTCGACAATATGGACGATGTGGTCGATATCGCGGCGCGGTACGACGATGTGGTCTGCTCCGTGGGCGTACATCCCCTGGATGTGGACTCCGGGCTGGCGGATGTCGAGAAATTGAAGTCGCTTGCCACCCGTCCGAATGTCGTGGCGCTGGGGGAGACCGGGCTGGATTATTACCACAGCACCGAGACCAAAACGGTGCAGCAGCAGAGCTTCATTGCCCACCTGCAAGCCGCCGCGGAGGTGTCGTTGCCGGTTATCGTGCATACCCGGGATGCGCGCCAGGACACCATCGACCTGATTCGCGAACACGGTAGCCGGGAGCACGCGGGTGTACTGCACTGTTTTACCGAAAGCTGGGAGATGGCGAAGGCCGCCCTGGATCTGAATTACTACATTTCCCTGTCGGGCATCGTTACCTTCAAGAATGCAGAAGAGCTGCGCGAGGTCGCCAGGCAGGTGCCTCTGGATCGGTTACTCGTGGAAACCGACTCGCCCTACCTGGCGCCGGTGCCGTATCGGGGCAAGCCAAACATTCCCGCCTACGTGCGCGAGGTGGCCGAGTTTATTGCCGAGCAGCGAGGTATTTCCTATGCAGAGCTGGCTGCGGCCACCACTGAAAACTTTTTCCGACTCTTTCCCCGCGCCGTCTGA
- a CDS encoding PilZ domain-containing protein translates to MKGMGGGARNGILSLKIQDKSVLYAAYMPFVKNGGLFINTDKSYGLGDEVFLLLSLMDEPEKLPVAGKVVWITPGGAQGNRTPGIGIQFSDKENTAQSKIETLLAGSLESSRPTHTL, encoded by the coding sequence ATGAAAGGTATGGGGGGCGGTGCCCGCAACGGTATCCTGTCACTGAAAATCCAGGACAAGTCCGTGCTGTATGCGGCCTATATGCCATTCGTCAAAAACGGCGGCCTGTTTATTAACACCGACAAAAGTTATGGCCTCGGCGATGAGGTTTTCCTGCTGTTGAGCCTGATGGATGAACCAGAAAAACTACCGGTGGCCGGTAAAGTAGTATGGATTACCCCGGGTGGCGCCCAGGGCAACCGTACACCGGGTATCGGCATTCAGTTCAGTGACAAGGAAAACACCGCGCAGAGCAAAATAGAAACACTGCTGGCCGGTTCCCTGGAATCCAGCCGACCGACGCACACCCTGTAA
- a CDS encoding DNA polymerase III subunit delta', with protein MSKASAKPEVQPVTPMAIPSPLPWQAAQWQRLGAQWTAGRCPHALLVSGQPGLGKRRFADAFAALLLCDQPRHGLACGECRGCQLRIAGSHPDFIRVLPEKPQGPLKVEQIRELGEFVGRTSAREGARVVWLAPAESMNINAANALLKNLEEPSASVIFLLITDNPSGLLPTIRSRCQTIAFPVPPQQSSLRWLSDSGVEGELASSALTLAGGAPLLAARLMEPEAKEVRDQFLADITALTRGDENPVTLAARWESPGEGADLNLLLQFWQSWIGQMLRVRSTDQPADAPVMALLQRLPGAGPESQRPLFAFYDHLLKARGLLSGSGNPNKRLLMEELLIRWAALFR; from the coding sequence ATGAGCAAAGCATCCGCCAAGCCGGAAGTCCAACCTGTGACGCCAATGGCGATACCGTCACCTCTCCCATGGCAGGCGGCGCAATGGCAGCGCCTGGGCGCCCAGTGGACGGCCGGACGTTGCCCGCATGCGTTGCTGGTCAGCGGCCAGCCCGGGCTGGGCAAGCGGCGGTTTGCCGATGCCTTTGCCGCTTTGCTGTTGTGCGACCAGCCGCGGCACGGGCTGGCCTGTGGCGAGTGCCGTGGCTGCCAGCTGCGTATCGCCGGCTCCCATCCGGACTTCATCCGAGTGCTGCCGGAGAAACCGCAGGGGCCGCTCAAGGTTGAGCAGATCCGCGAGCTGGGTGAGTTTGTTGGTCGCACGAGCGCGCGGGAGGGCGCGCGTGTGGTATGGCTGGCCCCCGCCGAGTCGATGAATATCAATGCGGCGAACGCGCTGCTGAAAAACCTTGAAGAGCCTTCCGCATCGGTGATTTTTCTGCTCATCACCGATAATCCCTCCGGTCTGTTGCCCACGATTCGCAGTCGCTGCCAGACCATCGCGTTTCCGGTGCCCCCACAGCAGTCCTCACTGCGCTGGTTGAGCGATAGCGGTGTAGAGGGGGAGCTTGCCAGTAGCGCGCTGACACTTGCCGGTGGGGCGCCCTTGTTGGCCGCGAGGCTCATGGAGCCGGAGGCCAAGGAAGTGCGCGATCAGTTTCTCGCCGATATTACGGCGCTCACGCGAGGCGATGAAAACCCGGTCACCCTTGCCGCACGGTGGGAGTCACCGGGGGAGGGGGCCGATCTCAATCTGCTACTGCAATTCTGGCAGAGCTGGATCGGTCAGATGTTGAGGGTACGCAGTACGGATCAGCCGGCGGATGCCCCGGTGATGGCCTTGCTGCAGCGATTGCCGGGTGCCGGGCCGGAGAGTCAGCGTCCCCTGTTTGCCTTCTATGACCACCTTCTGAAGGCCCGCGGGCTGCTCTCGGGTAGTGGAAACCCGAACAAGCGCCTGCTGATGGAAGAGCTGTTGATCCGTTGGGCTGCGCTTTTTCGCTAG
- the tmk gene encoding dTMP kinase → MSQQSSGKFITLEGGEGVGKSTNLQFITRWLEHRGIDYVQTREPGGTPLAEQLRTLLLEKRDEAVDPTAELLMVFAARAQHLNAVIKPALAAGKWVVCDRFTDATYAYQGGGRGLDCALIAQLEQTVQGALRPDRVLLLDLDPEIGLQRAASTGAADRFESEQAAFFRKVRAAYRARADVAPERYAVIDASLPLTDVQAQLARELESIASDQ, encoded by the coding sequence ATGTCACAACAATCTTCAGGCAAGTTTATTACCCTTGAGGGGGGAGAGGGGGTCGGCAAGTCGACCAATCTCCAGTTTATCACCCGCTGGCTGGAACACCGCGGCATCGATTACGTGCAGACGCGGGAGCCCGGGGGCACACCCCTCGCGGAGCAGTTGCGTACACTCTTGCTGGAAAAGCGAGACGAAGCGGTCGACCCCACAGCGGAACTGCTGATGGTATTTGCCGCGCGTGCGCAACATCTAAACGCGGTCATCAAGCCTGCGCTCGCCGCCGGTAAATGGGTAGTATGTGACCGTTTTACCGATGCGACCTACGCGTACCAGGGTGGCGGCCGCGGGCTCGATTGCGCGCTGATTGCGCAGCTAGAGCAAACCGTGCAGGGCGCACTTCGCCCGGACCGGGTTCTCCTGCTTGATCTTGACCCTGAGATCGGCCTGCAGCGGGCGGCATCCACGGGCGCCGCGGACCGCTTTGAGAGTGAGCAGGCGGCTTTTTTCCGCAAGGTGCGTGCGGCTTACCGGGCGCGTGCGGACGTCGCCCCCGAGCGCTATGCGGTGATTGACGCTTCACTGCCTCTGACAGATGTGCAGGCCCAGCTGGCGCGTGAGCTGGAAAGCATTGCGAGCGACCAATGA